The following are from one region of the Mesorhizobium sp. B2-8-5 genome:
- a CDS encoding Na/Pi cotransporter family protein → MSGSVVLLHLAGAVALMLFATRMVKTGVERAYGDVLRHRLRATMRNPVMAVLAGCGLAVALQSSTAVTLLVGSFAGAGIVSGAAGQLAVRGAEIGSALVAKLLTFDLTLLVPLCLIAGTVMFMATERRDWRQLGRILIGVGLLILSLEMIGQASEPLRNSQLMPLIINYFSGDSITTYLLAALVTWLFQSSIAAVLLMATLAGRGLITPELGVVLVLGVNLGSSLIAPMLTRSAPPEVRIVPIGNLLMRGLGSLIMLVLIMTFKPDVAFLGKTAPDQIVNAHILFNVLILLAGLPLAGLVYRASERIVALGSKPQPAAALEVVELSALNESALDTPSQALANATREVVRVCEIVEIMLKRIIELYEDADPAKIKALAALDDRVDRKHAAIKLYLAKITRNPLTEDEALRCQELIGACVKLEQVGDIIVRNMLVHVRKKLERGLEFTPEGWQELCAFHSSVLANARLAFNVLVSRDPETARQLVLEKDLLREREKETSASHFVRLREGTAKSVETSSIHLDTIRDLKQINSLLASIAYPVLEERGLLGGSRLKAS, encoded by the coding sequence TTGAGCGGCTCCGTCGTCCTCCTGCACCTTGCCGGCGCGGTGGCGCTGATGCTGTTCGCCACCCGCATGGTCAAGACAGGCGTCGAGCGCGCCTATGGCGACGTGCTGCGCCACAGGCTGCGCGCCACCATGCGCAATCCGGTCATGGCGGTGCTGGCCGGCTGTGGGCTGGCGGTCGCGCTGCAGAGCTCGACCGCGGTGACGCTGCTGGTCGGCTCCTTCGCCGGAGCCGGCATCGTTTCGGGCGCCGCCGGGCAATTGGCAGTGCGCGGCGCCGAGATCGGTTCGGCGCTGGTGGCCAAGCTGCTCACCTTCGACCTGACGCTCTTGGTGCCGCTCTGCCTGATCGCGGGCACGGTCATGTTCATGGCCACCGAGCGGCGCGATTGGCGGCAGCTGGGCCGTATCCTGATCGGCGTCGGCCTGCTGATCCTGTCGCTGGAGATGATCGGTCAGGCGTCGGAGCCGCTGCGCAACAGCCAGTTGATGCCGCTGATCATCAATTATTTCTCGGGCGACTCCATCACTACCTATCTCTTGGCCGCGCTGGTCACCTGGCTGTTCCAGTCCAGCATTGCCGCAGTGCTGCTGATGGCGACGCTGGCGGGCCGCGGGCTGATCACGCCGGAGCTCGGCGTGGTGCTGGTGCTTGGCGTCAACCTTGGCTCGTCGCTGATCGCGCCGATGCTGACGCGGTCGGCGCCACCGGAGGTGCGCATCGTGCCGATCGGCAATCTCTTGATGCGCGGCCTCGGCTCGCTGATCATGCTGGTGCTGATCATGACCTTCAAACCGGATGTCGCCTTCCTCGGCAAGACCGCGCCGGATCAGATCGTCAACGCCCATATCCTGTTCAACGTGCTGATCCTGCTGGCCGGACTGCCGCTGGCCGGCCTCGTCTACCGCGCTTCCGAAAGGATCGTGGCGCTGGGCAGCAAGCCTCAACCGGCCGCCGCGCTCGAGGTCGTCGAGCTGTCGGCGCTGAACGAGAGCGCCCTCGATACGCCGAGCCAGGCGCTGGCCAACGCGACGCGTGAGGTGGTGCGGGTCTGCGAAATCGTCGAAATCATGCTGAAGCGCATCATCGAGCTTTACGAGGATGCCGACCCCGCCAAGATCAAGGCGCTTGCCGCGCTCGACGACCGCGTCGACAGGAAGCATGCCGCGATCAAGCTCTATCTCGCCAAGATCACCAGGAATCCGCTGACCGAGGACGAGGCATTGCGGTGCCAGGAGCTGATCGGCGCTTGCGTCAAGCTCGAGCAGGTCGGCGACATCATCGTGCGCAACATGCTGGTGCATGTCAGGAAGAAGCTGGAGCGCGGCCTGGAGTTCACCCCGGAAGGCTGGCAGGAACTTTGCGCTTTCCATTCCTCCGTGCTTGCCAATGCGCGGCTTGCCTTCAACGTTCTGGTCTCGCGCGATCCGGAAACCGCCAGGCAATTGGTGCTGGAAAAGGACCTGCTGCGCGAACGCGAGAAAGAAACCAGCGCCAGCCATTTCGTGCGTCTGCGCGAAGGCACCGCCAAGAGCGTCGAGACGAGCTCGATCCACCTCGACACGATCCGCGACCTGAAGCAGATCAACTCGCTGCTTGCCTCCATTGCCTATCCGGTGCTGGAGGAGCGCGGCCTGCTTGGCGGCTCGCGGCTGAAAGCCAGCTGA
- a CDS encoding RcnB family protein, whose product MKRLILSAVTASMLAASAFSGQAAPLAQPSAPQSNYTQVDWQKPGRHVDKRVIVKKKVVKRSHWRNGQRYSNWKRHQAVRDWNRHGLRRPGPGQEWIRVGNDYVLVSILSGIIFGAIAAQ is encoded by the coding sequence ATGAAGCGTCTCATACTTTCCGCCGTCACCGCCTCGATGCTGGCCGCCTCGGCCTTCTCCGGCCAGGCCGCGCCGCTCGCCCAGCCGAGCGCGCCGCAGTCGAATTACACGCAGGTCGACTGGCAGAAGCCCGGCAGGCATGTCGACAAGCGCGTCATCGTCAAGAAGAAGGTGGTAAAGCGCAGCCATTGGCGCAACGGCCAGCGCTATTCCAACTGGAAACGTCACCAGGCGGTCCGCGACTGGAACCGCCATGGCCTGCGCCGCCCCGGCCCCGGCCAGGAGTGGATCCGCGTCGGCAACGACTACGTGCTGGTCAGCATCCTTTCCGGCATCATCTTTGGCGCGATCGCCGCGCAGTAA
- the dnaG gene encoding DNA primase: MRFPPAFLDEIRDRVPISQVIGTRVAWDRKKTNASRGDYWACCPFHGEKSPSFHCEDKKGRYHCFGCSVSGDHFKFLTELDGISFPEAVEKIAEMAGVPMPVRNEQEERREKERASLTDVMEMATAFFQERLQGPEGAKARAYLRDRGLTPATQQSFRLGYAPDSRNALKEHLAAKGVPKADIEACGLVRHGDDIPVSYDWFRDRIMFPIPDSRGKIIAFGGRALAPDAPAKYMNSPETELFHKGNVLYNFARARKALAKGGTVIAVEGYMDVIALAQAGFENAVAPLGTALTENQLELLWRMSGEPVLCFDGDQAGLKAAWRAADLALPAVQPGRSARFALLPEGKDPDDLVKADGPDAFRAVLADARPLVDLLWMRETAGGVFDTPERRAELGKRLRELASRIRDESTRYHYQQEMRERELSFFGSQRGPRQGRQDSGRPGERGQGKAPAPGGQFAKGGSGRIAISESLGKSALVKRGEGMSVREATIIVALVNHPALIDENFAHVEFLDLANSDLLKLHAAILDAMAHDAADERGAVIATIERAGCGGIWERAVELIKRARQWPALETAALEDARDAFNQAMHLQRSARTLHRELKQAQAALDADPSDENFRHLVEIQAQFNDVQATEALIEGFGVSSGRVGRV, from the coding sequence ATGCGCTTTCCGCCCGCCTTCCTCGACGAGATACGCGACCGCGTGCCGATTTCGCAGGTCATCGGCACCCGCGTCGCGTGGGACAGGAAAAAGACCAACGCGTCGCGCGGCGACTACTGGGCCTGTTGTCCGTTCCACGGCGAGAAAAGCCCGTCCTTCCATTGCGAGGACAAGAAGGGTCGCTACCACTGCTTCGGCTGCTCGGTTTCGGGCGACCATTTCAAGTTCCTCACCGAGCTCGACGGCATCAGCTTCCCCGAAGCGGTCGAGAAGATCGCCGAGATGGCCGGCGTGCCGATGCCGGTGCGCAACGAACAAGAGGAACGGCGCGAGAAGGAACGCGCCAGCCTGACCGACGTCATGGAAATGGCGACCGCCTTCTTCCAGGAGCGGCTGCAAGGACCGGAGGGTGCCAAGGCCCGCGCCTATCTGCGCGACCGCGGGCTAACGCCGGCGACGCAGCAGTCGTTCCGGCTGGGTTATGCGCCGGACAGCCGCAATGCGCTCAAGGAACATCTTGCCGCCAAGGGCGTGCCGAAGGCCGACATCGAGGCCTGCGGGCTGGTGCGGCATGGCGACGACATCCCGGTCTCCTATGACTGGTTCCGCGACCGCATCATGTTTCCGATCCCGGATTCGCGCGGCAAGATCATCGCCTTCGGCGGGCGGGCGCTGGCGCCCGATGCTCCGGCCAAATACATGAATTCGCCGGAGACGGAGCTCTTCCACAAGGGCAATGTGCTTTACAATTTCGCCCGCGCCCGCAAAGCTCTCGCCAAGGGCGGCACGGTGATCGCGGTCGAAGGCTATATGGACGTGATCGCGCTGGCGCAGGCCGGTTTCGAGAACGCCGTGGCGCCGCTCGGCACGGCCCTTACCGAAAACCAGCTCGAGCTGTTGTGGCGCATGTCCGGCGAGCCGGTTCTGTGCTTCGACGGCGACCAGGCAGGGCTGAAGGCGGCATGGCGCGCCGCCGACCTGGCGCTGCCGGCAGTCCAACCTGGACGCTCGGCGCGCTTTGCGCTGCTGCCGGAAGGCAAGGACCCTGACGATCTGGTCAAGGCGGACGGACCGGACGCATTTCGCGCGGTGCTTGCCGATGCGCGACCGCTGGTCGACCTGTTGTGGATGCGCGAGACCGCGGGCGGCGTCTTCGACACGCCGGAGCGTCGGGCGGAACTTGGAAAAAGGCTGCGTGAGCTCGCAAGTCGTATACGCGACGAAAGCACACGCTATCACTACCAACAGGAAATGCGCGAGCGGGAGCTGAGCTTCTTCGGCTCGCAGCGCGGCCCGCGGCAGGGCCGCCAGGATAGCGGCCGACCAGGCGAGCGCGGCCAAGGCAAAGCCCCGGCACCCGGTGGACAGTTCGCCAAGGGCGGAAGCGGGCGCATCGCGATCAGCGAAAGCCTCGGCAAGTCGGCGCTGGTCAAGCGGGGCGAGGGGATGTCGGTGCGCGAGGCGACGATCATCGTGGCGCTCGTCAACCATCCGGCACTGATCGACGAGAATTTCGCGCATGTCGAATTCCTCGACCTTGCCAATTCGGATTTGCTGAAACTCCATGCCGCCATTCTCGACGCCATGGCGCATGACGCGGCCGACGAGCGCGGCGCGGTCATCGCCACCATCGAGCGCGCCGGCTGCGGCGGCATCTGGGAGCGGGCGGTGGAACTGATCAAGCGCGCGCGTCAATGGCCGGCGCTGGAGACCGCGGCGCTCGAGGATGCCCGCGACGCCTTCAACCAGGCGATGCACTTGCAGCGCAGCGCCCGCACATTACATAGAGAGCTGAAACAGGCGCAGGCGGCGCTCGACGCAGACCCTTCGGACGAAAACTTCCGGCATCTCGTCGAGATTCAAGCGCAATTCAACGATGTGCAGGCAACGGAAGCGCTGATCGAAGGGTTTGGCGTTTCATCGGGCAGGGTTGGCCGCGTTTAG
- the rpoD gene encoding RNA polymerase sigma factor RpoD, whose amino-acid sequence MATKEKEEVETEREGATDGPLLDLSDDAVKKMIKAAKKRGYVTLDELNAVLPSEETDPDRIEDINAMLSDMGINVVEDDEVGEETEAEPAADAEEDANELAEQTGTAVAATTTKKEPTDRTDDPVRMYLREMGSVELLSREGEIAIAKRIEAGRETMIAGLCESPLTFQAIIIWRDELNESKILLREIIDLEATYAGPEAKQAPVVERIEEAPKPEEKPRGRAAAREEEDDITNVGGDTRGLEEEEDDEDEASLSLAAMEAELRPQVMETLDVIADTYKKLRKLQDQQVENRLAAAGTLSPSQDRRLKELKDQLIKAVKSLSLNAARIEALVEQLYDINKRLVQNEGKLLRLAESYGVRREEFLREYQGSELDPNWTRSIANLTSRGWKEFTKNEKDAIKELRAEIQNLATETAISILEFRKIVNQVQKGEREAAIAKKEMVEANLRLVISIAKKYTNRGLQFLDLIQEGNIGLMKAVDKFEYRRGYKFSTYATWWIRQAITRSIADQARTIRIPVHMIETINKIVRTSRQMLHEIGREPTPEELAEKLAMPLEKVRKVLKIAKEPISLETPVGDEEDSHLGDFIEDKMAILPIDAAIQANLRETTTRVLASLTPREERVLRMRFGIGMNTDHTLEEVGQQFSVTRERIRQIEAKALRKLKHPSRSRKLRSFLDS is encoded by the coding sequence ATGGCGACAAAGGAAAAGGAAGAGGTCGAGACCGAACGTGAAGGCGCCACCGATGGCCCTCTGCTCGACCTTTCCGACGATGCTGTCAAGAAGATGATCAAGGCCGCGAAGAAACGCGGCTATGTCACGCTCGACGAGCTCAACGCGGTGCTGCCCTCGGAAGAGACGGATCCGGACCGCATCGAAGATATCAATGCGATGCTCAGCGACATGGGCATCAACGTCGTCGAGGACGACGAGGTGGGCGAGGAGACCGAAGCCGAGCCGGCCGCCGACGCCGAGGAAGACGCCAACGAGCTCGCCGAGCAGACCGGCACCGCCGTCGCCGCCACGACCACCAAGAAAGAGCCGACCGATCGCACCGACGACCCGGTGCGCATGTATCTGCGCGAGATGGGCTCGGTCGAGCTGCTGTCGCGCGAGGGTGAAATCGCGATCGCCAAGCGCATCGAGGCCGGCCGCGAAACGATGATCGCGGGTCTGTGCGAAAGCCCGCTGACCTTCCAGGCCATCATCATCTGGCGCGACGAGCTCAACGAATCGAAGATCCTGCTGCGCGAGATCATCGACCTCGAGGCGACCTATGCCGGCCCCGAGGCCAAGCAGGCGCCCGTGGTCGAACGCATCGAGGAAGCGCCCAAGCCCGAAGAGAAGCCGCGCGGCCGCGCGGCGGCGCGCGAGGAAGAAGACGACATCACCAATGTCGGCGGCGACACGCGCGGGCTGGAGGAAGAGGAAGACGACGAAGACGAGGCGAGCCTGTCGCTGGCCGCGATGGAAGCGGAACTGCGTCCGCAGGTGATGGAGACGCTCGACGTCATCGCCGACACCTACAAGAAGCTGCGCAAGTTGCAGGATCAGCAGGTCGAGAACCGCCTGGCCGCGGCCGGCACGCTCTCGCCCAGCCAGGACCGCCGCCTGAAGGAGCTGAAGGACCAGCTGATCAAGGCGGTGAAGTCGCTGTCGCTCAACGCCGCGCGCATCGAGGCGCTGGTCGAGCAGCTCTACGACATCAACAAGCGCCTGGTGCAGAACGAGGGCAAGCTTTTGCGCCTCGCCGAAAGCTATGGCGTGCGCCGTGAGGAATTCCTCAGGGAGTATCAGGGTTCGGAGCTCGATCCCAACTGGACCCGCTCGATCGCCAACCTGACCTCGCGTGGCTGGAAGGAGTTCACCAAGAACGAGAAGGATGCGATCAAGGAGCTGCGCGCCGAGATCCAGAACCTCGCCACCGAAACGGCGATCTCGATCCTGGAATTCCGCAAGATCGTGAACCAGGTGCAGAAGGGCGAGCGGGAGGCGGCGATCGCCAAGAAGGAAATGGTCGAGGCGAACCTTCGCCTGGTCATCTCCATCGCCAAGAAATACACCAACCGCGGCCTGCAGTTCCTCGACCTGATCCAGGAAGGCAATATCGGCCTGATGAAGGCGGTCGACAAGTTCGAGTACCGCCGCGGCTACAAGTTCTCGACCTACGCCACCTGGTGGATCCGGCAGGCCATCACCCGCTCGATCGCCGACCAGGCGCGCACCATCCGCATTCCGGTGCACATGATCGAGACGATCAACAAAATCGTGCGCACCTCGCGCCAGATGCTGCACGAGATCGGCCGCGAGCCGACGCCGGAGGAACTGGCCGAGAAGCTCGCCATGCCGCTGGAAAAAGTGCGCAAGGTGCTGAAGATCGCCAAGGAGCCGATCTCGCTCGAAACGCCTGTCGGCGACGAGGAGGATTCGCATCTCGGCGACTTCATCGAGGACAAGATGGCGATCCTGCCGATCGACGCGGCGATCCAGGCCAATCTGCGCGAGACGACGACGCGCGTGCTTGCCTCGCTGACGCCGCGCGAGGAACGCGTGCTGCGCATGCGTTTCGGCATCGGCATGAACACCGATCATACGTTGGAAGAAGTCGGCCAGCAGTTCTCGGTCACCCGCGAGCGCATCCGCCAGATCGAGGCGAAGGCGCTGCGCAAGCTCAAGCATCCGAGCAGGTCGCGTAAGCTCAGAAGCTTCCTCGACAGCTGA